DNA from Drosophila busckii strain San Diego stock center, stock number 13000-0081.31 chromosome 2R, ASM1175060v1, whole genome shotgun sequence:
GCATCGAGGAGCTGCGTCATCGACTGCGCATCGAGGCTGCGGTCGTGGATGGTGCCAAGAATGTCATACGCACGCTGCAAACGGCGAATCGTGCGCCAGACAAGAAGGCGCTGCAAGAGGTGAGTGCACCCAACTGAAATCCCTTAATGCTCCAACTGTAAATTCGCTTAACCCATATTaacttgtattaattttaatgctggcTCTGGGCCAGCTGTGAACGCGTACGCGAGGGCGGGCCACAAAAACGCCGAAAGGCCtgcccaacaaaaaaaaaaaaagtgtgatATTGTTTTGTGGCGGCGTGtgccacatggcgtatgattCATGTGCGTATACGTGATGTTTGCCGCGAGTATCGAGGCTAATTACGCGgctgttgaaaatatttcaattttctcgtgcgcttttgtttttatttttatacattttttttggtgaAGTGTCTTTGCTGCTAACTGTCGCCTCATTAATTAACTGACGAGCTATTTAGCGCTATTTATAAATGCCAAGTGCTGGTCAGAATTGAAGCCCCAAAGCAAGTGCGAAGCTGTAATACACTGCACTACAAGAGAGGGTAAAGCAAATTCAACAGagctcaattaaatataaagcaattcaTTGCTGAAAcatttgaaaagctttaaagTAAGCtaaacattattaattatcTATACATctattgttatcgatactatcgatacaACAAAATTACAGCGTATACAGCATTTGATTGCAAAGTGTGTTGCCTTTTTGTCTATCGCCCacacacttgccacaagctGTTGCACAATTGCCATTTTGGACTTCCTGTGTGACACTTGAGGCGACGACAATGGCCACATCCGTTCCAAAGTGATTTATCTGCATTTTGGCTAAGCAAACGTATTAAGCAATAGCCTAGCACATATGCCAGccctaatatttatttatgaaacgAAACTGTAAGCTGTAAAAATGCAGTTTTGACATAAACACAGCTGCGGCGGTTTGGCCATCAACAGATGtttccatttttaattttttagccagataaacaaaatgcttttgtatGTTTGCTAAACATTTATAGAACTAAGGCACggatttatgtataaaaagttGCCATAGAGAATGAGAGAGCGCGAGAAGCGTCGAAGAGCGCACGCTGCTCAGTTCTGTGCGCTGCTTGTCTCTAGCGAATTTTTCACATATTATTTGTGTTCAGTTTGTGTTGAGTTGCCTACGCTGAGCTACGTGCTCGctctttattttcttttctttttttcgtttgccgcgtgtcgtttttgtttttttttaagttttattagtttaagtttatattgcgtatgtgtaatatttttgctttcaactttATGCGCTGCCTCATCACGCACTTGGAGTTCAGTCATtggcattacgcatacgcagcggtGTACCACAAACGCTGAATTTCTAAATTGCGtaattgaatttgagtttTGCGTTCATATTTTTCCACCTTTGGCGTGCGTTTCAGTGTTTGTGGGTCATCTTGCGAtttttacaataacaaaagctgcacAGCACAATAAACGACAAAAcggatttttataaataaactgcataCAAAATTAGAAACCAAGAATTTTTACATGCGCAAAGGCAACGAGaaaagaaaagttttttttaataaaaaccgAAAGTGATTTTGTGCGTGACTGaatgaaactaaaaataaaaattcaaacaataaaaataaaaatacaaaaaaattaatttaatttgatatagACAGCagaatagcaacaattaacaaaGCGAGGGCGGTGCATtaagttgtaaacaaattgagttCAGGCGAAGTtaatatcgatactatcgataaacaaagcaattgcagctcaaCTGAAGCGTATCATGTGctaatttcttaaaaaaaacaattaaataaatgaaatgcgctattatttgtatataagttTCAACTTACTGCTATATATCGAACCGCCCTCGCTTTgtgcttttgcatttgtttgcaaacTATGCGAATCGAACGTTTTTAtgatgttttatttttagctttatctATAAGCATACgcgtttataattaaaaagcaaagaaaaaagacTTCGTGCTATAGAAATTAATCCACAAACTGAAGCAGCAACCAACATGTGTTAAGGCgtcatgagcagcagcaacagcaagcgagAGGCGGAGACGCCACCGCTGCCGCATGAATTGACTGCCGAATGGACAGTGCGTGCTCAATTGACATTTGCGCATGGCGGCGAGCCAGTGCAGCGTGAGTTCAGCACGCAGGATGCAGTGCAGCCAGTGCGTGTGGTTTACAAGTGGTGCACGCCCAGCGAGCAGACTGAGATCGAAACGGAGCAGGAGAAGGTGAGACTAGCAATAGCTATGGGGCTACGCTTACTAAACTACAACTTGAGCAGGTTGCACGTGCCACAAGCTTTCGCAGCACCAACTCCTCAGCGACTACGTACGCCGACTCGGCATTTGGCAGTCCACAAGCCTCAAGgctagcaacagttgcaggagcagaagcagcaacagcagcgcagccgccGCCTGGCATAAGCGCACAGCAATGTGGCACACGCTGTCGCAGCACTTGCAACATTGTGGTGTCCGCTGTGGCAGACTTTCTGCCGCcgcacgagcagcagcagctggagacgCTCAACGAGCCATTTGTTTATCACAGCAAAGTGCgcgcgcagcagctgcgcgatGCCTGCAGCCAAACCAGCGACAATGAGGagcgtcaacagcagcagcagcaacagcagcagcgacgtcgagcTGCTGCCTATGATCAGCGTCGTGCCACAACGGAGGCACTAATGAGCTTTGCCCATCGACGGCAGGCAGAGCAGGCGAACAATTATGCGGTGAGTGCTGAGCGTTAAAGAAATTtcagttaataatttatttcaatttggaGCAGCCCAACTACtcgcccacgcccacagccTCCAGCTTGAAATCCGCATCCATGTCGCGCATACCCTCCATAGGCAAAACGCCCACTGTGCCGGGCGAGAAGAAGCCGCGCACTGTGCACATCGATGTCTACTGCACGGGCTCCGACGAGGAGGATGAGGAGGAGCAGCGTCATGCCGACGCtgaagtcagcagcagcagcgacagcagccaCGATGCGCAGCTCTACGAGCTCGACTCGAACTCCACGCCGCAAACTGTGCTGGACAAtgagcaaatgctgctgcggCATCGACGCATCTCGGGCGGCGGCGCCTTGCCACGTCGcttggcgcagcagcagcagcagcagcccatgCAGCTGGGCCATGCCATAACCAAGTGCAGCACCGCCGAGGAGGTCAGCGagtccaagcagctgctgtttcgCAAGCATATCGGGGATCAGCGTGCCGCCAAGTTGGCCAATCTGCGCCAGAAATACATGCGCCAGGCTAGCGacgaaagcagcagcgcctatGCCAACTCCACGCGCTCCACCATGTGCCGCGATGCCACCAATAGCAGCATTTCGAGCGCAGTGCATGAGACCAGCTGGAAGGACACGGATGAGGTGGACACAGCGCCGCTGGTGACGTTGCACAAAAGCGACAGCTTCGAGTATGAAAACTCGCTGGATCGTCAGCGCATTAGGCAAATGGAGCGTCTGTGGTCCAGGCAATACTCCACacccgagcagcagcagcagcactcggCTAATCCTCAGCTGGCCACCATTGCGGAGCTGCGTTCCGCGCGCAGTTCGTTTCAACGCAACGATACGCTGCCCTCCGAGTCGGACGGACAATCGGACAATCCATTGGGCTATCCGGCGCGCTTGAGCGTGCAGCCGCGTCCAGGATTCTTGCAATTCTTTGGCCCACCCGCCAGCCCAGAGCCGCCGCAAACAGCGCcagccagcagcgcagcactGGGCGGCGATCCCTTTCGACGTCTGCACGCCGCCTATCGCTGGAAGAGCGAAGCGCGCGACAATCTTTGCGTGCccgctgctgctcctggctCCTCCTCCGAGCGCAGCTCACCGCAGCTCAACTCCAATGCCAGCACTGTGCTGCGCTGCGGCAGCGAAGCGCCACCCAGCACCACCTCAGCCAACACTTTCGGCACTGTGACTGCCTCGCCGCTGACTGCGCGTCGCTTTGACATATCGCGCGATTCGCCCAGCGAGGCCTCCACAGTCGCCTCCGTTTCGGGCTACACGCGCGATCATCTGGAGAAGGCGCGTCGCTTTGGCAGCGTCGTGCCCATGCGCAAGCCCGGACACCATGTTGGTCCCACCAAGAATCCCACTTGCCAGTGCGAGAGCTGCCAACGCTGGTTGGCCGAGCGTTTTCAGCTGCGCGGACGCGCCTT
Protein-coding regions in this window:
- the LOC108596268 gene encoding uncharacterized protein LOC108596268; the protein is MSSSNSKREAETPPLPHELTAEWTVRAQLTFAHGGEPVQREFSTQDAVQPVRVVYKWCTPSEQTEIETEQEKVARATSFRSTNSSATTYADSAFGSPQASRLATVAGAEAATAAQPPPGISAQQCGTRCRSTCNIVVSAVADFLPPHEQQQLETLNEPFVYHSKVRAQQLRDACSQTSDNEERQQQQQQQQQRRRAAAYDQRRATTEALMSFAHRRQAEQANNYAPNYSPTPTASSLKSASMSRIPSIGKTPTVPGEKKPRTVHIDVYCTGSDEEDEEEQRHADAEVSSSSDSSHDAQLYELDSNSTPQTVLDNEQMLLRHRRISGGGALPRRLAQQQQQQPMQLGHAITKCSTAEEVSESKQLLFRKHIGDQRAAKLANLRQKYMRQASDESSSAYANSTRSTMCRDATNSSISSAVHETSWKDTDEVDTAPLVTLHKSDSFEYENSLDRQRIRQMERLWSRQYSTPEQQQQHSANPQLATIAELRSARSSFQRNDTLPSESDGQSDNPLGYPARLSVQPRPGFLQFFGPPASPEPPQTAPASSAALGGDPFRRLHAAYRWKSEARDNLCVPAAAPGSSSERSSPQLNSNASTVLRCGSEAPPSTTSANTFGTVTASPLTARRFDISRDSPSEASTVASVSGYTRDHLEKARRFGSVVPMRKPGHHVGPTKNPTCQCESCQRWLAERFQLRGRAFSLGERPPLLRRPSSQT